From the genome of Lutzomyia longipalpis isolate SR_M1_2022 chromosome 2, ASM2433408v1, one region includes:
- the LOC129788844 gene encoding ran GTPase-activating protein, whose translation MTEIDLTALTAALTSDAGSGVSFEDKSKNWGTKDEAKELTDAIDKCPKLEYLNLAGNTLGVEAAQEVGKALKKHPEFQRALWKDSFTGRLKTEIPIALKAMGRGIIDAGAHLTVFDCSDNALGPNGMKGLVELFSSSACFSLQELKLNNCGLGIDGGEMLARALTECHRASIEAGTPMKLKVFIAGRNRLENRGAEALAGFFAKVKSLEEVTMPQNGIYHVGITALSAALRENTNMKILNLNDNTIGHKGALALADAMCNMQELREINFGDCLLKTRGATLLSEVLGDQHEALEVLNLSNNEIGPDGGLSLAAAMANKINLHTLQLDGNQFGHECREMIAEELRRFNLENALASMEEDDSEGEEDDYDEGEDELEEEEIDTEDLEDVEDDDECGDDDDEETDEAAEDGRQNQPNLGLFGAPIKPQTTPIEAFCRAEKPTLAMFNAIEAKDRIAAFREYLKDLPGEFYLVYLVFAILKCSALSLLSKEALSVSDALFEDALKYAQDNSQVNSVRNFFLIQLCLLRCEDKSFCPSYDIKACRGALESAMKKDFFPSDLRGTFQCFLDKLGHE comes from the exons ATGACCGAAATTGATTTAACCGCACTCACTGCGGCATTGACCAGTGATGCCGGAAGTGGTGTCTCCTTTGAGGATAAATCCAAAAACTGGGGAACAAAGGATGAAG CAAAGGAACTCACGGATGCCATTGATAAGTGCCCAAAGCTTGAGTACTTGAATCTGGCGGGGAATACATTGGGTGTGGAGGCAGCACAGGAGGTGGGGAAGGCCCTGAAGAAGCATCCGGAATTCCAGAGGGCACTGTGGAAGGATTCATTCACAGGACGGCTAAAGACCGAAATTCCAATTGCTCTGAAGGCCATGGGGAGGGGAATTATAGACGCTGGAGCACACCTAACTGTGTTCGATTGCAGTGACAACGCCCTGGGACCCAATGGCATGAAGGGTCTTGTGGAGTTGTTCAGCAGTTCTGCCTGCTTCTCTCTGCAGGAGTTGAAGCTTAACAACTGCGGTCTTGGTATTGATGGTGGCGAAATGCTGGCACGTGCCCTGACAGAGTGCCACCGGGCGAGTATTGAGGCGGGAACACCGATGAAGCTGAAGGTTTTTATTGCAGGACGCAATAGGCTGGAGAATAGGGGTGCTGAGGCTCTTGCGGGATTCTTCGCGAAGGTTAAGAGTCTCGAGGAGGTCACAATGCCCCAAAATGGGATCTACCACGTCGGTATTACAGCTCTCTCGGCGGCTTTGCGTGAGAATACCAACATGAAGATCCTCAATCTCAACGACAACACCATCGGGCATAAA GGAGCTCTAGCTCTTGCTGATGCCATGTGCAACATGCAGGAACTCCGGGAGATCAATTTCGGTGATTGCCTCCTGAAGACACGCGGGGCTACGTTGCTGAGCGAAGTTTTGGGTGATCAGCACGAAGCACTGGAAGTTCTCAATCTCAGTAACAACGAAATCGGACCCGATGGTGGACTCTCCTTGGCCGCAGCCATGGCAAATAAGATAAATTTGCACACCCTGCAGTTGGATGGGAATCAATTTGGGCATGAATGCCGGGAGATGATTGCCGAAGAGCTGAGACGATTCAATTTGGAGAATGCTCTGGCATCAATGGAGGAGGATGATTCTGAGGGTGAGGAGGATGACTACGATGAGGGTGAGGATGAGTTGGAAGAGGAAGAAATCGACACGGAAGATTTGGAAGATGTGGAGGATGACGATGAGTGCggggatgatgatgatgaggagACGGATGAAGCTGCGGAGGATGGGAGGCAAAATCAACCAAATTTGGGACTCTTCGGTGCCCCCATTAAACCCCAAACAACCCCAATTGAGGCTTTCTGCCGGGCTGAAAAGCCCACGCTGGCCATGTTCAATGCCATCGAGGCCAAAGATCGCATTGCAGCCTTCCGGGAATACCTTAAAGATCTCCCTGGAGAATTTTATCTCGTCTACCTCGTTTTTGCCATTCTCAAGTGCTCAGCTCTGAGTCTTCTGTCCAAGGAGGCACTCTCGGTGTCTGATGCTCTCTTCGAGGATGCCCTGAAGTACGCTCAGGACAATTCTCAGGTGAATTCCGTGCGGAATTTCTTCCTTATTCAGCTCTGTCTTCTTCGGTGCGAAGATAAATCCTTCTGCCCCTCCTACGACATTAAAGCCTGTCGTGGGGCCCTTGAGAGCGCCATGAAGAAGGATTTCTTCCCTTCAGACCTCAGGGGTACTTTCCAATGTTTCCTGGATAAATTAGGGCACGAGTGA
- the LOC129788845 gene encoding DNA-directed RNA polymerase II subunit RPB9 gives MSGYDTHDDGPGFVGIRFCQECNNMLYPKEDKDNKILLYACRNCDYKQVADSNCIYVNKIMHEIDELTHIVPDVISDPTLPRTEDHACPKCGHQEAVFFQAQTRRAEEEMRLYYVCTNQNCTHRWTE, from the exons ATGTCCGGCTACGATACACACGACGATGGTCCAGGATTCGTAGGAATCCGTTTCTGCCAGGAATG CAACAACATGTTGTACCCTAAAGAGGATAAGGACAACAAAATCCTCCTATATGCCTGCCGGAATTGCGACTACAAGCAAGTAGCAGACTCCAATTGTATCTATGTCAACAAGATTATGCACGAAATTGA TGAACTTACACACATCGTCCCTGATGTGATCTCAGACCCAACGCTTCCGCGAACGGAAGATCATGCGTGCCCAAAATGCGGGCACCAAGAGGCGGTCTTCTTCCAGGCACAGACGCGGCGTGCTGAAGAGGAAATGCGACTGTACTATGTGTGCACCAATCAAAACTGCACCCATCGATGGACAGAGTAG
- the LOC129788840 gene encoding P2R1A-PPP2R2A-interacting phosphatase regulator 1, with translation MDGDSTLKRCSSAPLINNPAAVQTMTSTQATSTSSREISPSPAINIFARTRRYSASYSPLAGAMSPSGPRLTPRVSQLRQEECVDMNSREVNHEREIHCAMQMSQSCEDLRIVTEGWSFKSRDNDDLTNPLHVNLPAGGPLSCSSPSPTSRGAGLRYQVMSPSPTRRTFSTRRSMSPNAMRPSTLYPVKRKFDLDDSSSTCSPPPHKKMFLESRGSSPICQTPSPICPSPDSGTYEGRITPKFFVSKLCTTSSVSSPSSAAHSPATSSNSGASGGSVSSGVTVDETMTLIAKDFDPVTAKQDITDEECATITGMSTTNLDRLAERLEELKEAPASPAI, from the exons atggatGGAGACTCTACACTAAAAAGGTGCTCCAGTGCCCCCCTTATCAATAATCCCGCAGCCGTACAGACAATGACATCTACCCAAGCCACCAGCACGTCTTCCAG GGAGATCTCTCCATCTCCAGCCATAAATATATTTGCACGCACCCGAAGGTATTCTGCTAGTTATAGCCCCTTGGCCGGTGCCATGAGCCCCAGTGGGCCCCGATTAACGCCACGCGTTTCCCAGCTGCGCCAGGAGGAGTGCGTAGACATGAACAGCCGGGAAGTGAATCACGAGCGTGAGATTCACTGCGCCATGCAGATGTCTCAGAGTTGTGAAGATCTCCGGATAGTCACGGAGGGGTGGTCATTCAAGAGTAGAGAT AATGACGACCTCACAAATCCCCTGCACGTAAACCTACCCGCGGGCGGTCCACTCAGCTGCTCTAGTCCATCACCAACGAGTCGTGGTGCTGGTCTACGGTATCAGGTGATGTCACCCAGTCCCACCCGTAGGACATTCTCAACGCGACGCTCAATGTCACCCAATGCCATGCGGCCGAGTACGCTGTATCCGGTCAAGCGTAAATTTGATCTCGACGACAGTAGCTCCACGTGCTCACCGCCACCGCACAAGAAGATGTTCCTCGAGAGTCGTGGCTCCTCACCCATCTGCCAGACACCATCACCAATTTGCCCCAGCCCCGATTCCGGGACCTACGAGGGGCGTATTACACCAAAGTTCTTTGTCTCTAAGCTCTGCACCACCTCATCGGTGTCCTCACCCTCCTCGGCGGCGCACTCCCCCGCAACGAGTAGCAATTCCGGTGCCAGTGGTGGCTCCGTATCCAGCGGTGTCACCGTAGACGAAACCATGACGCTCATTGCTAAGGATTTCGATCCAGTCACAGCTAAGCAGGATATCACAGATGAGGAATGTGCCACAATAACTGGCATGTCCACGACAAATCTCGATCGTCTGGCGGAGCGCCTCGAAGAGCTAAAAGAAGCTCCAGCATCCCCCGCAATATAG